TGGGCTACTCATTCTTTTTAACCCTGTCATCTAGAATAAACACTCCCCTCTAGGGCTCCTGGTAACCCTCTGAATGATAGTTTGACACTGGCCGCTCTTGAGTTGGAAGAACAACTGATAGCTGAAGTCTGTAGATAACTTTTACACCCCAGCAAGAAACTGGGGTTCCCTTGTACTGGGCTAAGGGCCTGGATGTGCTTGGTTCTGGGATTTAAGTTGATCTGTGCTATGAACATGTGTCCTCTGGAcccctccctgctctttctTTGGGTGGTCACATTCTGCACTGCTTGTGGTTTGATTTGAGCTACTGAGTTAAGTGGTGTGGATTTTGTTGAATAAAATGAATTTTAGGTGTCAAGTACCAGTCAAGGCCAACAGTTGCAATAAATCAAACGCACACACGctcacagtgctgcagctgaactgtcacagcagcctggagcCCTGGAACATTGCACAGGGTCACATTTTACCTTCCTGCTGGCAGAATTAATTGCAGGGTGCTGGTAAAAAGTGCCACTGAACTTAGGGAGGGAGACTGACAGTGTCTTCTGTTGTCTTCAGCCCCAGTGGCCCAGGCTTCAGTGTGCTCTGTCCCTTTGACACTGGTCTGAGGCACCTGGAGTCAGGTATTCCAGCACCACTGGCACTCAGTGGCTGTGTCCCTGTTCCAAAAGCTGCTGTCAGTGCATGGGTGCTTGATTTCAGAGCAGCAGGCTCCACACGTGTGCCTCATGGGAAGCTGGTACCAAAGAGTCCATCACATGTGGCTGTCAACCAGAAAGAACAGGAGAGGGGGGGGTAAAGAATATTGCAACTGCTGCAGGAGCATAGAGGAAACACCTGCAAGACATTCTTTGAAAGCAGCTTGACTTCACGCTTGGTCACAACTAACCCCACTCAATGAAAGACAGTACAGCTTGTCAGGGGACTGCAAAGAAACTAAGACAGGATACCTGACAGTGTAACACATCTTCTGTCAACACTTTAAATGCATATGGGAAAACAGGAGATGAGGGCAGAGAAAGCAACTAATAGGGATTCAAATATGCATTGAACTGTGGTTACAGCAAGTCATTTAAAGCTAAGGAACAGGAGTAACAAAACTTAAGTGTCTAACCAGTATGTGTTGTGTTCTGTTATCTCTGCACATTTATAGTcaacttttctttgcattgGGAAGAGAGAATAGCTGGAGCTGGTGTAACTCACCTCCACATGTCACAGGCACTAGGCTAAGGGAAGTGATGTGGGCAAGGCAGGCTGTCCCTGTGGCAcggctgtccctgcagggacagcatcTTCAACTGTATCTTGTTTTCCTATGGATTCGAGATAATACCAGCAATGCTACTTTCCTGTAACTGATTGGTGTAAACTTAATAAATATCTAAGCAGTACTTGTACCTATGAGTTTTGTAATGGGGGGATGGAGTTGAGTCTTGCAGCTCTGCCACACATTCCATGAACTCACTGCTCCTGTGTACACAATTGGTGCTTTTCTCACTCAAAACAGTGACTGCCCTGTGGCTAACAGTGCACTTAAAGTAAAAAGCAGATATTAATGCTTTTTGTATGCTGAAGGAGAATAACTCCATTCCTTGTCTGTGCCAACTGCCTAAAGCTCCCTTCTACCTCAGCATGAAGAACACATTGAGCTGCTGCACTCCTGAGGAGTGCAAGTGGTTTTGACTCCTGGAGTGAAACAGGCAAATAACCTACTTAAgtgaaataatgttttatttttttttgtaaatttaaaaacatttggaaTGGGGAATGAAGTCTAAATATGAACAAATGCTTTTCCAGTCTCCTGCACCACTTAACACTGAAGATAACCAGTCACATCATGAGTAAACAAGCACAGAATAGAGGTGAACAGTAACAAGTGATATTCAGTCTGTCTCTGTgccatcatcatcctcctcatctCCACTTTCAGACTGCTCTTCTGTAAGGGAACAGCTCAACAAGGACTTCTGTATACGTTGTCTTTCCTCTGCAATAAAGAAAGCAACAGACAGTTATTACTTGATCTCTTCACATACACTGGACTGTCCTCCACTTCTAAAGACAGAAACATTTCTCAGGCCAAGAATTCAGAAGGAGCCCAGCATATCCTACAAAAACCCCAGGAACTGAGGCTACATTTTTAGGAAAGTGGCTGGAGAAACTCACCTTCATTTGTACAGTTTTGCAACAACCTCAGCAGCTGTGTTCTGTTATACTGAATCAGGAATTTCTGACATGTTCTTATGGTACCTGTAGAAGTCACAAGAACAGCATCTAACAATCTACACAACCAAATGCTTCAGAGCTGCATGTGTATTTCACAAAGAGCATTGTATCAAGTGATAAATGCCCCAGGAAACAAGGTTGTTATTGTAAATGCTACAAGGGGGCTGCAGACTTCTGCACTGCTGAGGTTAAATGGTGGAGTAATAATTTCAAACATGCAGTGCCTGTTAGTTCCCCTGGGGgttaattttcaaaatacagaaGATACTGtactttgaaaatatattttaaattatgtaatGTTGTATTTGCTGCTCTGGTTTTGAGATAAATATAATGAAGCTTCAAGCAAAGTTAACGAGGCTTTCAAAAAAAAGAACTGGTGCCTGTTTCTTATTTGGATCTGCTGAAAGCAGATGTTATTAACACAGAGGAATGTCTGTCgcacccagagcagcatcaTGGCCGGTGTGATTAAAGCTCCGTCCTCCCCCCGAGCCCGGGCGCTGCTGACCTCCGACGTGCAGGGTGTTGAGGGAGCAGGGGTAGCGCTGCCCGCGGCTCTCCAGGTGCCGCACGAAGGGCAGCGCGGAGCACAGCAGCCGGTACGAGTCCTTGCGGCAGCGCAGCAGCACCGTCCCGGTGTAGGCGTTCAGGTACTTCACTGCGGGACACACGCACGGTGAGCGGAGCCGGCGGGACCcgcgccccggggccgcccgtATCCCCCGCACCTGTgaaggagatggagcagcacgCCAGGCCGTAATCCCCGTGCACCCGTGTGATGGCGTCTCTGACGGCGAGGCCCAGCACGCGGTCCTCGATGCACTGCCGGCACCGCGGGTCCTCCGAGATCACCTCGCAGAGCACGTACCTGCGGGACAGCGCGGCGTGAGCGGCGCGGCACCGGCCGGACACGGCAGCGGCGCCTCCCGCCCGCCTCACCTGTTCTTGAAGCGCaccatggcggcggcggcggcgcgcggCGCGGACGGACGGCAGGCCCGACCAATGGGGAGGCACCTCCGCGCACTGTAGCCAATGGGCGGCGTGCAGGGGCGGGGACAAGGGGAGGACAGCCTGGCCCCGCCTTCCTGCATGGGCTGCGCGTGCGCGGTGCTGCTGCGAGCTGCCCGCGGGTCACGGAGCCAGAACCGCTGAGGGTGGAAATGGCCTGAGGTCACCGTGCCCATGCTGTGACCTGTCACCACCGTGTTAGCCAGACCACGTCCGGTCTTTCCTTAAATACCTCCATCACCCTGGGTAGCCCATTCCTATGTCTGATCAGACTTTCTGTGAAGAAGTTCCTCCTCACGACCAACCTAAAATTCCCTTGGGGCAGCTTAACACTGTCCTCTTGTCGTGTCGCTTGTTGCCTGGGAGAAAAGCCCGATCTCTACGGACTCCGGTTCCCCTTCAGGTACTTGTAGAGAGCGAtaaggtccctcctgagcctccgCCAGGTTAAACACCCCAAACTCCCTCAGTCTCTCTTCACAAACACATACGCTCCAGACCCTTTCTTTCCCAGCTCCGCAgcctcctctggacacactGCACTGTTAGTGGAGGAAATCCTGGCATGCTCTGGCTGGGGTATATCACACCTCAATATCCTTCCTGAACTGGGGGGCCCCGAACTGCACAGAGCCCTTGAGGCGCGGTGTCAGCAGTGCCGAATCCGGgggtacgatgctccccggtCCCGCTGCCCGCCCCGTTCCCGCACCCGCCGGGTCCCGCCGTCCCTCCCGCCCTCCGCCAGGGGGCGCGCGCGGCGCGCGGGCCGGCCTGAGGGGGCGGCTGAGGGAGCGCGGCGGCTGCCGAGGGTCCGATGCTTATCTTCAGTCCCTTTCGCTGCGCTTCACCGACCCGCCCTGACCAAATCCCCCCTTGTCTTGTGCCTAAAAAGTCTGAATGAGGGAGACGGGACGTATCCGTGCGATGGGAGCCGCGGGAGGTCCGGAGGAGGCGGGCGAGTAGCGGCCCCTCGGAGGCCTCAGCAGAGCGTCCGGAGCCTCCGCGGGGCTCCTGGAAGGGCTCTGTCTTTGCTACCCTCAGAAAACTGCTCCAGTATTTGTAGCTCCTCAGGCTCCAGGTACTGGGGATTTGGGGATATGTGCTAATTAATTACAACAGCTAAGAAAATTGTGGAACAGAGCTACTTCCTATAATTATTTCTGTAGTGGTGTCCCAAGCTGTGATGTGTGACACTGTAGAGGAAGCAGTGAGGGCTCATTGAAAAGATCTGGTAGGAGAATTAActgaggagaagggaatgaGAGGAATAAGGGAAAAGATGTGAGGTAGATATCTGAATGTGAGATGGGAGAAAGAGTTTCGGCGAGGTTCTTGGAGCCAAGTCACATAGGAGTGCTGAGACAGTGTAGATTAAGTGGGAACTCATTGCTAATTCAGAGTGGAAACGTCTTTAATGACCTTCATTCTAGACACAGAAAACAATGATAAAGCCAGTGGAAATCCTGTCCTGGGTGATAAACTTCTGCCCTCTGAAACAGATGcctgttctgctgctctctcccctTGGCTATTAACTCCTCTCCTTCACCTGTGATCATGTTTTTGGGTCGTGTTTTTTTCTAAGAACTGCAAAATGTGAGTTGCctgaggagaaaaatgcatGAAGCCCAGCATGGACTTCTAAGAGACCTTTTCTCTCGGGCCAGGATCAAAGGGACTGGGGGCAGTTTTGAAGCTAATGCAGATAGAAGCATTTTCTCGATGAGAGGACTGCATTGCATTGATCTTTGCCATATTGCTCTGTGTTTTAGTATCCAAATGGGGATCTAACTGTAATCTGTTCCACTTGTCAATACAATGAGCTCCTAGGTGATAAGCTAGTCTCACATTTTTGAACAATATTAAAGTTTATGAAGATTCCCATTGATTTTCTTTGTGGTGAGATTCCAGTTTAGGCTTGCAGTGTGCCTGCCAGGTAtgtttccctgctgcccctgtgctTGTGGTGGCATCCCCCATCCTGCCTTCCGACAGGGCTCGGgttgccctgtgctgctcaggttGCTTTTATCCATCCCctcctttatttctttcttgcaGAGGCACGCTGGGCTCTGACAAGCAGAGCATGTGAGTGCACTGTGCCCTGTAATCCAATAGGACATGTGCACTGTGCATGCTACAGGCTGGGCCTGTGtacagcacagcccctgctttCGCTCCAGAAGGCTGATGAGGAGAGACAtggtgcagagagcagagctgtgataTAACCCTGTGCTGTTTCACCCAGGGTATTGCCTTAGCTCCCTGTTGTTGTTTGGAGGATGCCCAGAGCACACCTGGGtggccacagctccctgcacagtCACTGTCTGTGTTAGTATAAGGTGTGCAAGTGCAGTCAGGCATCCTGGTGTGCTGAGCTGACAGCACAGCGCTGAACGGTTACAACATCTTCACGTTTGTTTTCCCATCTCCTCACTCTCatcctctgccagctctgctgtgtggaTTCCAGTGTCAGGATTCAAGGAACTGTTGCAAGTGATGGTGAGTTATACACTCGAGGTGGGAAAGAATTGTCTCCTAAGAAAAgatctgagagaaaaaaataaga
This is a stretch of genomic DNA from Ammospiza nelsoni isolate bAmmNel1 chromosome 18, bAmmNel1.pri, whole genome shotgun sequence. It encodes these proteins:
- the POP5 gene encoding ribonuclease P/MRP protein subunit POP5 isoform X1: MVRFKNRYVLCEVISEDPRCRQCIEDRVLGLAVRDAITRVHGDYGLACCSISFTVKYLNAYTGTVLLRCRKDSYRLLCSALPFVRHLESRGQRYPCSLNTLHVGGTIRTCQKFLIQYNRTQLLRLLQNCTNEEERQRIQKSLLSCSLTEEQSESGDEEDDDGTETD
- the POP5 gene encoding ribonuclease P/MRP protein subunit POP5 isoform X2, which translates into the protein MVRFKNRYVLCEVISEDPRCRQCIEDRVLGLAVRDAITRVHGDYGLACCSISFTGTIRTCQKFLIQYNRTQLLRLLQNCTNEEERQRIQKSLLSCSLTEEQSESGDEEDDDGTETD